A region of Cucumis melo cultivar AY chromosome 2, USDA_Cmelo_AY_1.0, whole genome shotgun sequence DNA encodes the following proteins:
- the LOC103502289 gene encoding serine carboxypeptidase-like 45 yields MLSSTRKTMAMAALILHLCIYKEVDSSHDHSDKIISLPGQPPVGFHQFSGYLHVDDQKHRALFYYFVEAEIDPASKPLVLWLNGGPGCSSLGVGAFSENGPFSPNGEVLVKNEHSWNRVGNMLYLETPAGVGFSYANDSASHGTMDDEATAKDNLIFLRRWFDQFPHYKHRDLFLTGESYAGHYIPQLARLMTELDKKEKLFNLKGIALGNPVLEYATDLNSRAEFFWSHGLISDSTYTFFTATCNYSRYVSEYYRDSVSEVCLRVRTQVNKETSNFVDKYDVTLDVCIPSVLSQSKYLRPHPQPEGERIDVCIEDETVKYLNREDVKKALHARLVGVHKWTVCSEVLDYELLNLEIPTISIVGSLVKAGI; encoded by the exons ATGCTTTCTTCAACAAGGAAGACCATGGCAATGGCTGCTCTTATTCTTCATCTTTGCATTTACAAGGAGGTCGACTCCTCCCATGATCATTCTGACAAGATTATTAGCCTTCCAGGGCAACCCCCTGTGGGTTTTCATCAGTTTTCAGGTTATCTTCATGTAGATGACCAAAAGCACAGAGCACTGTTTTACTACTTCGTTGAAGCAGAAATTGATCCTGCTTCCAAGCCTTTGGTCCTCTGGCTGAATGGAG GTCCTGGTTGTTCTTCTCTGGGAGTTGGGGCCTTCTCAGAAAATGGACCATTTAGTCCAAACGGGGAGGTTTTAGTGAAAAATGAACACAGCTGGAACCGAG TAGGAAACATGTTGTACTTAGAGACACCCGCAGGAGTTGGGTTCTCTTATGCGAATGATAGCGCTTCTCATGGGACAATGGATGATGAGGCCACAG CAAAAGACAATCTCATATTCTTGCGAAGGTGGTTTGATCAGTTCCCTCATTACAAGCATAGAGATCTATTTCTAACGGGAGAGAGTTATGCAG GTCATTACATTCCTCAGCTGGCAAGGCTTATGACAGAATTGGACAAGAAGGAGAAGTTATTTAATCTGAAGGGAATTGCT CTAGGGAATCCGGTTCTTGAGTATGCGACAGACTTGAATTCAAGGGCAGAGTTCTTTTGGTCACATGGATTAATATCAGACTCCACTTACACATTCTTCACTGCTACTTGTAACTATTCCCGATATGTTAGTGAGTACTACAGAGATTCAGTCTCAGAGGTTTGTTTGAGGGTGAGGACCCAAGTCAACAAAGAAACCAGTAATTTCGTTGACAAGTATGACGTTACTCTTGATGTCTGTATTCCTTCGGTGCTCTCGCAGTCCAAGTATTTAAGGCCACACCCACAG CCTGAGGGAGAGAGGATAGATGTTTGCATTGAGGATGAAACCGTTAAATATCTGAACCGAGAGGATGTGAAAAAGGCTCTTCATGCCCGTCTTGTCGGAGTCCACAAGTGGACTGTTTGCAGCGA AGTTCTGGACTATGAGCTTCTCAACCTGGAAATTCCAACCATCTCCATTGTTGGGTCACTTGTCAAAGCGGGAATATGA
- the LOC103502280 gene encoding uncharacterized protein LOC103502280 isoform X2 gives MASVSASSLSFHLPPKPHYKLNQEDGGTDRNSMFLDSASNRLSLKSSFISPLRKIPSLRRQNSVVAAASPKFSMRVASKQAYICRDCGYIYNDRTPFDKLPDKYFCPVCGAPKRRFRPYEQTVNKNDNEFDLRKARKAQIQKDEAIGKVLPIAAALGIVALVGLYLYLNSVF, from the exons ATGGCTTCCGTTTCAGCTTCTTCTCTCAGTTTCCACCTACCACCGAAGCCACATTACAAGCTTAACCAG GAAGACGGCGGCACTGATAGGAACTCCATGTTTTTGGACTCTGCCTCCAACCGCTTATCTTTGAAATCTTCCTTCATCTCTCCTTTACGTAAGATTCCTTCTTTAAGGAGGCAAAACTCTGTTGTTGCTGCTGCTTCTCCCAAGTTCTCCATGCGCGTCGCTTCTAAACAAGCCTATATCTGCCGTGATTGCGG GTACATTTACAACGATAGAACTCCTTTTGACAAATTGCCTGATAAGTATTTCTGTCCTG TCTGTGGTGCTCCTAAGCGACGTTTTAGACCTTACGAGCAAACTGTGAATAAAAATGATAACGAATTTGATCTGAGGAAGGCGAGAAAGGCGCAGATCCAAAAAGATGAAGCTATTGG GAAGGTGCTGCCTATTGCTGCTGCACTGGGAATCGTGGCACTTGTAGGTTTATACTTGTACCTGAATAGCGTCTTCTAG
- the LOC103502280 gene encoding uncharacterized protein LOC103502280 isoform X5: MFLDSASNRLSLKSSFISPLRKIPSLRRQNSVVAAASPKFSMRVASKQAYICRDCGYIYNDRTPFDKLPDKYFCPVCGAPKRRFRPYEQTVNKNDNEFDLRKARKAQIQKDEAIGKVLPIAAALGIVALVGLYLYLNSVF; encoded by the exons ATGTTTTTGGACTCTGCCTCCAACCGCTTATCTTTGAAATCTTCCTTCATCTCTCCTTTACGTAAGATTCCTTCTTTAAGGAGGCAAAACTCTGTTGTTGCTGCTGCTTCTCCCAAGTTCTCCATGCGCGTCGCTTCTAAACAAGCCTATATCTGCCGTGATTGCGG GTACATTTACAACGATAGAACTCCTTTTGACAAATTGCCTGATAAGTATTTCTGTCCTG TCTGTGGTGCTCCTAAGCGACGTTTTAGACCTTACGAGCAAACTGTGAATAAAAATGATAACGAATTTGATCTGAGGAAGGCGAGAAAGGCGCAGATCCAAAAAGATGAAGCTATTGG GAAGGTGCTGCCTATTGCTGCTGCACTGGGAATCGTGGCACTTGTAGGTTTATACTTGTACCTGAATAGCGTCTTCTAG